ttttcaacattgtataatcactgtgatcagttcttatgcataatgcacaagtaaatgtttaactgagtaaaagtattgttgaaattgcacatacttttctttaaaacgctgaggttatttatagtatattgtgtaaatgtgaaattcatttaatataaaaatcaacaagaagtccacttttattagtccTATTTAATCTTTctatgagtttactcgtgtggccctcttgagatcagattaagctgaatgcgacccctaaaccaaaatgagtttgacacccctgcatcACGGTTTTGCTACAGGCCTGAAACTCTAGCAGATGGGAATAAAATGGCAAAAGAGCCAAACTCACGTGGTTACCTTTTCTATTTTGCTGAGGATCTCCAGTCGCTGTTGTCTGGTGTCTTTTAgttccttaaaaaataaataaaagaaacacgTCAAGGTAAAATGTTAAGGAAGGAGCCACCATCTTTAGTCGAGTGTTGAGCGACAGACCTCGAGAGGACAGAGGGTGTGGACCGCATGAACTGCACCGATGGCGCGGCGAGGCGAGTAACACGTCGACACAGCCACCTGACCCAGAGAGCCTTCGATGTGGAAAACTGAGAGAGCAGAAGAGTTTTACAGAGACAGGACATTCTGCAGCAGAGCCTGAGCGAACACGCGGATCAGGACCGAAGGAAACCTGGTGCGTAGGCGTCCGTTTTGGTGATGTACGGCGTGGTGAGCTTGGGCGGCTCCTTCTTGCTCCTGATGCCCAGCTCTTCCTCCGCCATCTTGGCTTCCAAGCGCCGATAATACTCCTGTCAAAGAGCACGAGAGCTGAAACTGAACTCTTACCAAGTGAGCCATGAGACGACGTAGAAAACCTTACTACATGCACTCTCAAACTCCCACAGGCACTGGGTCCCAGgaattaaatgttcacttatatacagtaatcttataatttatttattttctttcactttcttttttcccccagtatcacattacacatgtcagcttacataataatacatatgatttagcaatggcatctaggtgttattcgattgtatctgttgctttatgtctgttggttgtgctgttctttttgtgtctctttccaggtgatggagcagcactgcaaaaacagaactaaaattaagtcaaatcttcttgaaatcagtgtatttgtccttgatttgagcagctaaataagatgatttgccaatggaataagatttttccacttaaaataggaacaattcatctctatcatcttatttcaagtgcaggatgtctaattatcttattttaggggcaaagatactcattccattggcagataatcttatttacatgctcaaatcaaggacaaataaactaacttttacttgtttttagttctatttttgcagtgagacggagaaggttttatcattctctcccttttatctcttctttctttcacctctactttttttttctctctcacttcttgttcatcctttactctcccattgtaatgtccatataatttgaaattctcccagcaggaatcacaataaagctatttacaagcataaatcaagtagagcactatggagaaagctgtttgctccacttgtaaaagcaaaatctgtcgggctctatctggcattgagacatcaattcctattgccacattgctagacaggacactgggaagaaaaaaaaaaagaaaaaaaagaaaaaaagaaaaccttactACCTGGTAGTAATAGTCCTCCAGGTACGGATTCTCGCTCTGCAGCTGAATCATCTGCAGGCGAATGATCCACTCCTTTTCTTTGGCCGTCATGAGGTTACAGTAAGGGTCCCAGCCTTGAGATTTTCTTTGAGAAAGACACTCGGCTCATTAAATCAGTTGGTTTTTGGGGGAggaagagactttttttttttttttttttttttttttttttttttaaataaccactTCAGTCAACGTGGGACCAACCTTTGAAAGAGACGCTGTTTTTGACTGAGGAGTCGTTTGTGTTGAGGATGGAGCTGTGTGACTGGACCAGCGTAACTGTTGAGTCAGGAACATAAAATGAAGATTTATCTCCTGACACATTGACATTCAGCAGATCTGGACATTATGGTGCCATCCGGTGGTTTGTGGACTCCAGCTGCTGTACCATGTCAGACCAGCAGGTGGCATTTAATAGACAACCGTtgaattaccgtattttccagactatcagttgcagttttttttttttttttttcatagtttggccgggggtgcgacttcTGGAgtgacttatgtgtgaaattattacacatttttaccggtatatcattacacctgttattttcacaccaaaccacaagagggcgctctaggcctgtgttgaatcagacgtaagcgacgtagaagcggaagtgccgcatcttctacctccggagttaacggagttatttgaaagtgacaccgaggatgaagatttcactggattttagttatttggagtgacacgggcgctttggttaacttcttcgcatgttatttatgctatagttatctgaatagcttttaatatgttatgttaacataccaggcatgttctcagttgtgtcatgtagcgtaagctaaccgtacaattattcagcctgttgttgcctccgttctatttttatttaaaattgcctttcaagatgacatgtctgttcttgatgttgtatattacagtgcaacttatatatgtttttccttctgtattatgcattttatggctggtgcgacttgtactccggagcaacttatagtccggaaaatacggtacttcAATGCGTCCTGTGGTTTCGTGCAATTTTACACCAAATCCAAGCTAAAAATAGGgcttaaattataattttatccATTAAATGAGAAACTGGAGAGTTAGGAAAAACTAACACGCTTACCAGTATGTATAATCACTTTCTAAGACAAATTGTGACTTTTACATTTCCAGGATACATCAAACCAcgggtgtcaaactccagtcctctagacccggtgtcctgcaacttttatgtgTCCCAGGTCCAACATGTTAAGTCagataatcaggtcattagcagaactacaaaaagggagagaataataaaaattattctctcccttttatctcctctttcactttttttcttgtttttcccctttcctCTTACTTTCCCATtgcagtgtccatataatttgaaatactcccttgcatgtttgttcatgttatagcgattgtactgaaacaacaatttccccctgggattattaaagtatgtctgattcagatgaattataataaaactatttacatgcataaatcaagaggagcactatggcaaaagctgtaccgctccacttgtgaaagtaaaatcctgttgggctctttttggcattaaggcAACAATTattaatgccacattgccagacaggacactgttaaaaataaataaataaataaatatataaataatagaCTGAGGAGCCAATTCAACCATTTAATTCAggcgtgttggaccagggacacaccTAAAGTTACTGGtcaccggcccttgaggactggagtttgacacccttGTGTCACACTAGACCTGCATGGTTTTCagtatgcttttaaaaaaaataattaaatcacacatttcataaacaaaactgccaaatacttaaaaaaaacaaacctaatAGCCATTTGGGACGTGCAGGATGGTTAAATTACCTTAAAGGTTGCACCGGGTTAACGGTGGGGCTGTAAACGGGGGACGGTCTGGGAGAGTTGGCACCGAAGCGAAGCTGAATTATCTTGGGAGTCAAAGGCCGAGGAGTGGAGGGGCAAGGGCGGCTTGGAGCGAACGGGAAGCTCCCCGTCTGAATCGGCAttccattaaaaggtgtgcaaGGTTAAATACGTGCGCTTAAGCctgaaattattcatacccctggaaGATTTGGGCTTAAAGTATGTTTTTCATGTTAGCAACATGTCTCTTATAACTGGAAGCAATGTTTTCAAGCGGCCTGGTCAGACTTTAAAAGTTACAGTAGTAGCAAAATCTCAAAGACATGGAGCTAATTACCAAAATATCAGGGGAAGCGCTGGTTAGGAGGGTTTGATTGCTCCAACGCAATATTTACATGACTCCCACACAAGGTAAGCAGTATCGCAAAAccaatactttgttttatcatCTTATCTGAGATGCCCGATTTGCTTTCTATcagaaacagaaattaaaaaacataaaatttaaaTCTGTCAGGGGTACAAATAATTTTGGGTCCAGCCATATATAATAAGAAAATGCAGACGACTAAAGAAGGGTTTAATTAAACCTGATTGAAATGGTGCCGTGGCGTCAGTGGCTGCCGCGAGAAGATGGGTGATTGTGGCAGCATCGGTCCATGCATCTGCAGGATAAAGTTATGAAGTTACTAGAGAGAAAATAACAACATGTCTGGAAAACTAAATCCAAGTGAAATTAGATCCAATTCATTTGACCCAATTAGATCAAATGGACCTGTTCTTTACTGCCCTGCAGATTCTCCCCCCCTTTATGTTCTGCATCACATGATCTACAGCTACACATCAGCcctaaaacagcttctttccatcAAGCTTAATAGCTTGTATAATTTTTCCTTGCTTGCAACTAATTTCCCCTTTTGCCAGTTTATTTTCAGTCATCCAGTGATTTGGTTAACCTATAGGATGAGAAACCAGCTTGATGCTCTGAGGAGAAGATCAATCTGTATTCAGGAAGCAGCTCAACACCAGCTGCACCTCTTTGACAGTCACTGATTTGGGATTTACAACACATTGCAGACATACCAGGCaaacatttttctgtgttttggaatcAGATAGCAGATCAGTTTGCAAGTAACTCCATTACTTCAATCTGTTTGTCCAAAGACACCCTTTAGATTAAATCCTGCATCAGGaccaaaaatatatgtttgagGAGGTTTTTGAAGGACCCGGAGCGTTGATACGtacaaagtgctgtatattAATCTTTTAATATCTCAAATTAACGAAAAAGGATGACGGAGATTAATTAACTaactttaatttttataaaagttagGTATCTCGTGATTACTTGAACATTTTGCCAGAGAAACTTGGACCTTAATTTTAATTCCAGCTGAATATTGCCGTCCACTAACAAccactttttttaataacccGACCCCTGCTTCATCTCTACATAGGTAACCATGTTCAATACAGCAAAACCACATCTGATAAGTGCGTTCTGACTTTTGCTTTCACAGAATCGCGCTCGTTTACCCCGTTAACTTGTATTTTCATCTGAGCGGGCTTCGTTTGAATGAATCAGAAGGGAACCGATGCCTCAATCACAACTTGTGGTTTTAAAGAGCTCGGTCTGAACGGGGAGATTGTGTAACCTGCCATGTCGAAGGCCAACAACTGGATTCCTAtttcacaaaatgtttaatCCACCTGTCAGGTAAGAAAATATTCCAgttaaaaaccacaaatctACCTGTGAGGGCCCTCTTTGGCCAAACAGCCTCCTGGAGTAGGATCCTCTGGGTTCTCCTCTCCTAACTCCATAGGAGGAGATGGGATATGGCATTTCCAGGAAGTCGGAGGCCACGTGCTCACCCAGTCCTCTCTGACTGATCACACACACTATGGCGCTGTCCTGCAGATTTGaacccaacaaaaaaaagatttaaaaacagctggcATTGACACCCGTTTATGGCCCGTTGTCCTCCTCACCTGGAGGATCGATCCAGAGTCTCTCCTGTTTTTCCAGTAGGGCGGCGCCACTCTCTAGACAGAGAAACAGACGTTTAGGCAGCGCCAACTgcaccaggggtccgttcttcgtacgtcgctaactcagttagcaggatttcattgttgatgatttggcatgatcttggatcgtttggttcttcgaaagacatcctgcacttgttgtcatagcaacatgtgcgccagcttaagcctgctcgagagcaggcttatttcatgtaaacaagattagatcacggctttataagcggaggagatgggaagtctgccgtagccatgtccatttttacgactgcaacctgttgcggaaggtgcaagaataatttgcagagtttttccgaattaatcgcgtattgcgcaatagacaggatcctttagcgcagcgcgacagtgtaattgtagagagatttttcttggtggctgttataaacagacaaagacatcatttaacagtggctattaaagaggaaaaagtggtgttagagccataaattgaaaatatttaagttatttgtatgatggtttgctttttatttttatcatattcggtaagatttgttcaggccattttattgtgaagtttagttttactttgaaaggcttgcttcctgtcgagccgtatattgtattagaaaaaagctatggatggattatctagacacggagcaataaagttttaccgtgtaaactgtggatgacttggaaaaggaaaaatttcattttttatggataaagtttttttttgttaacattcccagtttgcacttgtcctttacttcccgtgtctaaggaatgacactgaaatttggatctcttgacataacaagtgcctttttaaaataaagtgtaataattaaaggctaccattttgtagaatattcttgtatttcacttttacttgtccacATGTTCTAgcgggtcccgtggaggctctgatataaaagaacaaagtaaatatgagattattaaaatgcaaaaatacatactgtataaagtgatagaaacatctaccatggacatatttatgcattcatttgtctgctgctttttgccagccctctctcctggctttaacagattttgaggtgttttaattaatgactcaaattcggcataaccttccattaaaagctcgtgttctgctgggagaaaaactgtgggcgttctttggccgtgctaaacagccaatagcagcgctgctgatcattgtttctactatcgatacatttccccttttaaacaaacgcatgaacgcgcagttatctcagataactcaatccagccatactaatcgtaaacaacaggtgtgttcgaagaacccagttagccggatcatgattagccggatgaaatcatcttggatgtctcatttgatctcggatgttttaagcaatgtacaaaaagaacggacccctgacgTTAATGCACATCCAAGCTGTCGCTTACGTTATTCAGGGAGGAGTTCCTGTACGTGGCGGGCCCGCAGTCCACTATGGCGCTGTCGAGGCtctgaaaggtgaaaaaaaaaaaaaaaaaggccaataaTCAGTCCAAGTTGtcacaaaaagacaaacttcTAAAGTGAATTCAGAACGGCCATCTTGGTCACCATGAGGCTCGGCCGTCCCTCCACTATCCTCATCACGGCCGGGTCTTCAAACATCTGGCCCCTGCCCTGTCCTCTCCTCCACCTCGGTCCCCGGCCCCGCTGCCATGTGGGGACCCGGGTGGGACGCTGTAGCCTCTGCCTGGGAGGAGAAAAACGGGGGCTGCTGGGGGACAACGGTTTGGGGCCCGGGGCCGGCGGCGGTGATGGTGTCGAAGGCAGCGGCTCTCCGAATGAAACACCAGCGTCGTCCAAGGAGTTCGCCGTCTCATGTGGGTCAAGATCTAGATTATAAACACACGACTTACATTTCAGATCTTAAATTTCCTTTtatcaacaaacaaaaatgttgttaaacCATATTTAAAATCGTTTTTCTTGGCACTCATTTTTTTAACTGCGGCATGATCTAgaacaggggtctgcaacctacAGCTCTTTTTACCTTCAGCTTAAAAACTTAGACCAAAAATATGGTGAGCAAGaaattggtcaatgtttctacatgtaaaaggtaatttaaaattgctagctttaggatgcatttacTTCTGCAAAAGAAGCATaacatttccaaaaagaaacaaactaatggtgtatagaatattttactatagataaatgAAATATCTTTATGTGaataggttgcaaacgacttgctttttcatcattctgatgccatttgctataaaaaaatcaaatgtccaattgaagaaaatgtattaaacctaaacatagaaatactgttggttaaataataactgttcatctttaatttttttaaacacattttctatatactataaaaacaagtgCTTGTTTGAAAGAGCagtgtaacttttgtggctctaaacaaaatctGTTTAGCTGGACCGAGAGCAGAAATAGCTCTGCAGGTTGTAAAGGCTGCCGAGTCCTGATCTAGAACCTGTGATTTAAAGCCTATTTAGAATAGCATACTACGTTTAATTTTTATGGCgttttttaattcttttgcCATTGTAGCATTTTGAGATttcatataaaatgtattaaaaattaaagtttaCTACTATTATCCATGCATTACCACAGGCAAAGTCACAGCATTTCTACCCCACAAGGTAGAAACCAACCAACAGATGAGAACTGTGGTGATTttgattgggaaaaaaaatgggtaAAATAAGTAAGTTTTCTTGTGTtcctcagcaaataaataatttctccattttctgtgccagctgctcTTGCTCAGTTAAAGTGGTGACTTTAGCAAAGGATAGTAAATGTATGTAATTAAGGTGATCAAGGCAACATATTAGAGCTGCACCCCTTCTTCAGAGGTCCTGCTAAGactaaacacttaaaaaaaaaaaaaaaggaagttttaTCACATTCgcagttttaatattttgtggtttttaatcCTTCTTGCACTACTTTAATAGTGTTTTAGCAGCTTTCGTTTAATCTTTCCACATTGTGTTAGACTTGAatgcaaacaaataataaagaatgtttgttttaaacaaaaaaaagggagcaATTTCTGCAATGAAAGTttattgctgttcttttttccccccactcgTGCTAAAATCCCTTCTAAAATTTAAAGTTTCATTGCTTTACTCCTGTAAATCTACCAATTCCCATAtaagaaaatgtgcttttatttcattctcCCCCCTTTTAGACTTGTAGCCAAAATGCGCATTTCAGGAAATTGAGAAGATCTGATTTGTTCAATTTTAGAGATTTTATTGTGAccataaaaatatgttaaatgaATCCTCTGCAGCAAAAAGCCTGTAACCAGTTAATTTACGGCTGGAAATGTGAAAACTTTTACTGGTGCCGACATGAAAAAGTGGTTTATGGACACAATTACAATATGGTCGTCTAGTGTGTCacttgagtaaaaacaaaaagattaagATTTTACGGGGCTCTCCAAATTGTCATCTACTGTAACATGTCCacaataagtaaaataaaaacagcaagtaAAGCTGAAATACTGAGAAAATGTTaagtaaaaaagtgttttgaggTGAAATCAAACCAACACTGAAGAATGGAAGTAAATGAGCCACATTtttctagatagatagatagaaaaaattAATTACCGATAATCCTTTTAAAAGccggacaaaaaaaataaaaatcaaaaaaaaataaaataaaaaaaaataaaaataaaaaaaaaaaaaaaaaaatcaaacctatCAGAAGACCAAAGCAGAGCAACTGCTGCCCAAGCCTCACCCATCCCAAAAGTCTCCTCATTGTAGACGTTTatctcctcgtcctcctcagCCATGGCCTGCAGCAGCTCACAGTCCATCCCGGCCTCATTATCCACGTCACTCCACGCATCTCCATTCTCAGGCCACGGAGCTTCACTCACTTTGTCTGGCTCCTGaagggatacaaaaaaaaaaaaattccaatatgcaaaaaagaaaaaaaaatgtcaaagtaaACAGCGCAGCCTTGATTTTTTACTAATAAAGGCCATTGTTGTACATATACTACGGTAGGTTTGAGCCACGCAGCTTTACCGCATcctaaaacacagacaa
Above is a genomic segment from Fundulus heteroclitus isolate FHET01 chromosome 10, MU-UCD_Fhet_4.1, whole genome shotgun sequence containing:
- the patl2 gene encoding protein PAT1 homolog 2 isoform X2, translated to MSDSEQQEPDKVSEAPWPENGDAWSDVDNEAGMDCELLQAMAEEDEEINVYNEETFGMDLDPHETANSLDDAGVSFGEPLPSTPSPPPAPGPKPLSPSSPRFSPPRQRLQRPTRVPTWQRGRGPRWRRGQGRGQMFEDPAVMRIVEGRPSLMSLDSAIVDCGPATYRNSSLNNRVAPPYWKNRRDSGSILQDSAIVCVISQRGLGEHVASDFLEMPYPISSYGVRRGEPRGSYSRRLFGQRGPSQMHGPMLPQSPIFSRQPLTPRHHFNQTGSFPFAPSRPCPSTPRPLTPKIIQLRFGANSPRPSPVYSPTVNPVQPLSYAGPVTQLHPQHKRLLSQKQRLFQRKSQGWDPYCNLMTAKEKEWIIRLQMIQLQSENPYLEDYYYQEYYRRLEAKMAEEELGIRSKKEPPKLTTPYITKTDAYAPVFHIEGSLGQVAVSTCYSPRRAIGAVHAVHTLCPLEELKDTRQQRLEILSKIEKLFMVLLEVEESERTKTSILSEAEERRLLEKTQRNVEHIYSQLQHHNSPDSGAEFLPFLSVVKGKKLLARLLPFLKSDSARNILHIVASNLPTLMSRDTEEALPVLYPSLRNVIGGLTFSQLIDVLKDLTSSESLSTYECLSLACQNKFGLTLLYALLSHGEKLLSSGVPLEPSIGDFETWTDIIFQVAGQLSQCSLVEPLLLPSNLLTLFCRYLDKRTVHQLKSNLESSAGCLALPS
- the patl2 gene encoding protein PAT1 homolog 2 isoform X1, coding for MSDSEQQQEPDKVSEAPWPENGDAWSDVDNEAGMDCELLQAMAEEDEEINVYNEETFGMDLDPHETANSLDDAGVSFGEPLPSTPSPPPAPGPKPLSPSSPRFSPPRQRLQRPTRVPTWQRGRGPRWRRGQGRGQMFEDPAVMRIVEGRPSLMSLDSAIVDCGPATYRNSSLNNRVAPPYWKNRRDSGSILQDSAIVCVISQRGLGEHVASDFLEMPYPISSYGVRRGEPRGSYSRRLFGQRGPSQMHGPMLPQSPIFSRQPLTPRHHFNQTGSFPFAPSRPCPSTPRPLTPKIIQLRFGANSPRPSPVYSPTVNPVQPLSYAGPVTQLHPQHKRLLSQKQRLFQRKSQGWDPYCNLMTAKEKEWIIRLQMIQLQSENPYLEDYYYQEYYRRLEAKMAEEELGIRSKKEPPKLTTPYITKTDAYAPVFHIEGSLGQVAVSTCYSPRRAIGAVHAVHTLCPLEELKDTRQQRLEILSKIEKLFMVLLEVEESERTKTSILSEAEERRLLEKTQRNVEHIYSQLQHHNSPDSGAEFLPFLSVVKGKKLLARLLPFLKSDSARNILHIVASNLPTLMSRDTEEALPVLYPSLRNVIGGLTFSQLIDVLKDLTSSESLSTYECLSLACQNKFGLTLLYALLSHGEKLLSSGVPLEPSIGDFETWTDIIFQVAGQLSQCSLVEPLLLPSNLLTLFCRYLDKRTVHQLKSNLESSAGCLALPS